The Anopheles coluzzii chromosome 2, AcolN3, whole genome shotgun sequence genome window below encodes:
- the LOC120947553 gene encoding probable ATP-dependent RNA helicase DHX34: MAHRTDHGRSRESGSRRRHRSRSRSPPVAASPARDDTQSLEQTNLIHFSFLNHKTELNRVLRGYCARDQLVDDVNDFWLFVNKYEALLKRTGQPILPDPSTEGKRLDCPSGTIPSEYRKSLGCCVSLRVPVEELLARLGGTTGAVTRTKLLQLLQIVTHYLDFRQREKFNKLRKLRQAQANLPVAKHREEIVEAVRNERVVVLAGDTGCGKSTQVPQYLYRAGYEGIACTQPRRIACISLSKRVAHELLAEYRTEVGYQIRFERSKNTNTKILFITEGLLLRQLASEDNLQQYSVIILDEVHERHLHGDFLLGIAKCLIRARPDLKLVLMSATINIKLFADYFSEEEARIIEVPGRLFPIKLHYMPQLQDVPMVSGGAGGSKRTQSDRLSPEPYIQILQLIDQKYPPTEKGDVLIFLSGLNEITAIVDAAREYNEKNKNWIILPLHSTLSIAEQDKVFDYAPDGMRKCIVSTNIAETSVTIDGIRFVVDSGKVKEMSYDPTTKMQRLKEFWISKASAEQRKGRAGRTGPGICYRLYAEKQFYDFDAYSTAEILKVPLESLLLQMISMGLPNARLFPFVEPPPMDNVENAIVNLKEAEALTEDEKLTPLGKALAKIPVDIGIGKMLLMGCVFQQLQPVLTLAAALSVQSPFTNRAYRDPECERARKSLESDHGDPITLLNAYKEWLEIKQHRTDYGRRDDGDRRSESSKVWCRRRGLEEQRFYEITKLRNQFQDLLQDCGLMETQNNDHLSSAERAIRNGELRQLKELRKAHRMEAPRKRKLLKSDPWGLGEDGEEEADDGRVDIRDVEFRLSHDSSKLQHLVSGATACSYRDLMTLKLILVSGLYPQVAIADEFNYCKSLSEQFFHTRAKPYVSLHPMSFFGNNAQILQLTDSEIEEKPPTYKSRQPLSSRHQIVCYLTLLETNKSYLTNTLRMPAAQTLLLFAHTIETNASCSRIVCDAWLCLDFPAPESGQALLLKATKLRRLWNRLLAEKLKALTITADGELTKAERNVSIDQMNRELWSSLAQYMNTEVCYTMKKLLPADLKTLYKGPSLEEDDEEDEERMELPDPNPFAEDFQPLRNETKGGVYLTENITYGCIVETDWSMQMQDLILEQDWECGHCRGTYRLTGLQKLQHTVLCKPVDDEEEKVAPPTASDVSSSSKKLNATRYDCSNCGQQLMLSAIEVLKHKKGCSKRVKQEPSDDPKEEKCS, from the exons ATGGCTCACCGTACGGATCATGGGCGATCGAGAGAGTCGGGCTCACGAAGAAGACATCGTTCACGTTCCCGCAGTCCTCCAGTTGCAGCTTCTCCTGCCCGCGACGATACTCAATCCCTTGAGCAGACgaatttgattcatttttcatttttaaatcacaAAACCGAGCTGAACCGAGTGCTGCGTGGATATTGTGCCCGCGATCAACTGGTGGACGATGTGAACGACTTCTGGCTGTTTGTGAACAAGTACGAAGCACTGCTGAAGCGCACCGGACAACCGATCCTGCCCGACCCATCGACGGAGGGCAAGCGGCTGGACTGTCCCAGCGGAACGATTCCCAGCGAGTACAGGAAATCGCTCGGATGTTGCGTGTCACTGAGAGTTCCGGTAGAAGAACTGTTGGCACGGTTGGGTGGAACGACGGGTGCCGTAACGCGCACCAAACTGCTGCAACTGCTGCAGATTGTAACGCATTATCTGGACTTTCGCCAGCGGGAAAAGTTTAACAAGTTGCGCAAATTGCGCCAAGCGCAGGCCAATCTGCCCGTCGCCAAGCATCGCGAAGAGATCGTTGAAGCGGTACGAAACGAACGCGTGGTAGTGCTGGCCGGTGATACGGGCTGTGGGAAATCGACCCAGGTGCCGCAGTACCTGTACCGGGCGGGTTACGAGGGGATTGCGTGCACGCAGCCGCGGCGTATCGCTTGCATTTCCCTGTCGAAGCGCGTTGCGCACGAGCTGCTGGCCGAGTATAGGACGGAGGTTGGGTACCAGATACGGTTCGAGCGGAGcaaaaacaccaacaccaagaTACTGTTCATCACGGAGGGATTGTTGCTGCGGCAGCTGGCCAGCGAGGACAATCTGCAGCAGTACTCGGTCATCATACTGGACGAGGTGCACGAGCGCCATCTGCACGGTGACTTTCTGCTGGGGATTGCCAAGTGTTTGATACGCGCCCGGCCCGACCTGAAGCTGGTGCTCATGTCGGCCACCATCAACATCAAGCTGTTCGCGGATTACTTCTCCGAGGAGGAGGCACGCATCATCGAGGTGCCGGGACGGTTGTTCCCGATCAAGCTGCACTACATGCCCCAGCTGCAGGATGTGCCGATGGTGAGCGGCGGTGCCGGAGGCTCGAAACGCACCCAGAGCGACCGGCTCAGCCCGGAACCGTACATACAGATTCTGCAGCTCATCGATCAAAAGTACCCGCCAACGGAGAAGGGCGACGTGCTGATCTTTCTCAGCGGGTTGAACGAAATCACGGCGATCGTGGATGCGGCCCGCGAGTACAACGAGAAGAACAAGAACTGGATCATACTGCCGCTGCACAGCACGCTCTCGATCGCGGAGCAGGACAAGGTGTTCGATTACGCACCGGACGGTATGCGCAAGTGCATCGTGTCCACGAACATTGCCGAAACGTCGGTCACGATCGATGGCATTCGGTTCGTGGTGGACAGCGGGAAGGTGAAGGAGATGAGCTACGATCCCACCACCAAGATGCAGCGGTTGAAGGAATTCTGGATATCGAAAGCGTCGGCCGAGCAGCGCAAAGGTCGCGCAGGCCGTACCGGACCAGGCATTTGCTATCGGCTGTACGCGGAGAAGCAGTTTTACGACTTTGACGCGTACAGTACGGCCGAAATACTGAAGGTGCCGCTGgaatcgctgctgctgcagatgaTTTCGATGGGGCTGCCGAATGCGCGTCTCTTCCCGTTCGTCGAACCACCGCCGATGGATAACGTGGAAAATGCGATCGTTAATCTGAAGGAGGCGGAAGCCCTCACGGAGGACGAAAAGCTGACACCGCTTGGAAAGGCACTGGCCAAGATTCCGGTCGACATTGGCATTGGGAAGATGCTGCTAATGGGTTGTGTGTTTCAGCAGCTGCAACCCGTACTAACGCTGGCCGCTGCATTAAGCGTCCAATCGCCGTTCACCAATCGAGCCTACCGCGATCCAGAGTGTGAG AGAGCACGCAAATCGCTCGAATCCGACCATGGCGATCCGATCACGCTGCTGAACGCGTACAAGGAATGGTTGGAGATCAAGCAGCACCGGACGGACTATGGGCGGCGTGACGATGGCGATCGGCGCAGCGAAAGCTCCAAGGTGTGGTGCCGTCGCCGGGGGCTGGAAGAGCAACGGTTCTACGAGATCACGAAACTGCGCAACCAGTTCCAGGATTTGCTGCAGGACTGCGGTCTGATGGAGACGCAGAACAACGACCATCTATCCAGTGCCGAGCGAGCAATACGCAATGGAGAGTTGCGTCAGCTGAAGGAGCTACGGAAGGCGCACCGCATGGAAGCACCGCGGAAGCGCAAGCTGCTTAAATCTGACCCTTGGGGGTTGGGTGAAGATGGCGAGGAGGAGGCCGATGATGGCCGGGTGGACATACGCGATGTGGAGTTTCGCTTGAGTCACGACTCGTCCAAGCTGCAGCATCTCGTGTCCGGTGCGACGGCCTGCAGTTATCGCGATCTGATGACGCTCAAGCTAATTCTGGTCAGTGGACTCTATCCCCAGGTGGCGATTGCTGACGAGTTCAACTACTGCAAG AGCTTATCGGAACAGTTCTTTCACACCCGTGCCAAGCCGTACGTTTCGCTGCATCCCATGAGCTTCTTTGGCAACAACGCGCAGATACTGCAGCTAACGGACAGTGAGATCGAGGAGAAACCGCCGACGTACAAATCGCGCCAGCCGCTCAGCTCCCGGCACCAGATTGTGTGCTATTTGACGCTGCTGGAAACGAACAAATCCTACCTAACGAACACCTTGCGCATGCCGGCCGCTCAAACGCTACTGCTGTTTGCGCATACGATCGAGACGAACGCGTCCTGCTCGCGCATCGTGTGTGACGCGTGGTTGTGTTTGGACTTTCCGGCGCCAGAAAGTGGGCAGGCGTTGCTGCTGAAAGCTACCAAACTGAGACGTCTATGGAACCGACTGTTGGCGGAAAAGTTGAAAG ctCTCACCATAACGGCCGATGGTGAGCTGACGAAAGCTGAACGAAACGTCTCGATCGATCAGATGAACCGCGAACTCTGGTCCAGTTTGGCTCAGTACATGAACACCGAAGTGTGCTATACCATGAAAAAGCTACTTCCGGCGGATCTAAAAACACTCTACAAAGGACCCTCGctggaggaggacgacgaggaggacgaggagcgGATGGAGCTACCGGATCCGAATCCCTTCGCGGAAGACTTCCAACCACTGCGCAACGAAACGAAGGGTGGCGTGTACTTGACAGAGAACATCACTTACGGCTG CATCGTCGAAACGGATTGGAGCATGCAGATGCAGGATCTAATCCTTGAGCAGGACTGGGAATGTGGCCATTGTCGAGGAACGTATCGTTTGACTGGGCTGCAGAAGCTACAACATACCGTCCTCTGTAAGCCGGTCGACGATGAGGAGGAAAAGGTGGCCCCACCGACCGCAAGCGACGTTAGCAGTTCGTCCAAAAAACTGAACGCAACTCGATATGATTGTTCGAACTGTGGTCAGCAGCTGATGCTGAGTGCGATTGAGGTGCTAAAGCATAAGAAGGGTTGTAGCAAGCGCGTTAAACAAGAGCCGTCGGATGATCCGAAAGAAGAGAAATGTTCGTAG
- the LOC120947556 gene encoding GPI mannosyltransferase 2 produces MRSECYNGSGASTSSPKRRVNVVGNGRSHHHHQRQHHAAGGANTHRDTTTHDRGTDSPPTLTELPPSSGSFLHISITKLAIGSRLFVIVLQLVANLLLPDHEAGVFVAPSDKNAPERPLDALVRLALGGLNRWDGQYFLHIAEHGYTYENALAFFPLFPFILKIVCSSLSSYEVITFVSYRELSLLLAVLLNVVCFTGAAKALYRLSKHVLGNQKKAEIAVLLFCFNPASIFFTAPYTESLYAWLSFVVMYQCIEDVTSIFLTIPLSLSILCRSNGMFNIGFVLYFAVRRIVAQYNVHNVICICSRLFSMLIIVLFHYGIAQVYNYYLFCFVQKFNFPDHVREYAAEHGLVLAGNKTDDSSPWCTNLVPLSYSYVQSHYWNVGFLRYYELKQLPNFLLALPVVYLVLSNSYQYLCEHWEYALRLGLFRLTKKQHKVMRPYDRFALVFVVHALVLTLFSLVFVHVQVTTRLLCSASPVLYWYTAEYFTGERAFIKRQVIRKLSKQVKDGEENSCTHVLNHIELSDLLDFRWMNGRQQTILVYFLGYTIVGTVLFSNFYPWT; encoded by the coding sequence ATGCGATCGGAATGCTACAACGGCAGCGGTGCCAGCACTTCCTCTCCCAAGCGACGGGTCAACGTAGTAGGCAATGGGAGGtcccatcatcaccaccagcgGCAGCACCATGCAGCAGGCGGCGCAAATACCCACCGGGACACGACGACACATGACAGAGGCACAGACTCACCACCCACCCTGACCGAACTGCCACCGTCCAGCGGATCCTTTCTACACATATCAATCACCAAGCTGGCCATCGGAAGCCGCCTGTTCGTGATAGTGCTTCAGCTGGTTGCTAACCTTCTCCTGCCAGACCACGAAGCAGGCGTGTTTGTGGCACCGAGCGACAAGAACGCACCGGAGCGACCACTGGACGCACTGGTGCGACTCGCGCTCGGCGGTCTGAACCGGTGGGATGGCCAATACTTCCTGCACATTGCCGAGCACGGCTACACGTATGAAAATGCGCTCGCCTTCTTCCCGCTGTTCCCATTCATCCTGAAAATTGTGTGCAGCTCGCTCAGCAGCTACGAGGTGATCACCTTCGTGAGCTATCGGGagctgtcgctgctgctggcggtgcTGCTGAACGTGGTGTGCTTTACCGGTGCAGCGAAAGCGCTCTATCGGCTGAGCAAGCACGTGCTCGGCAATCAGAAGAAGGCGGAGATTGCcgtgctgctgttttgcttCAATCCGGCGTCCATCTTCTTCACCGCCCCGTACACCGAAAGTCTGTACGCGTGGCTGTCGTTCGTCGTAATGTACCAGTGCATCGAGGACGTGACGTCGATCTTCCTGACGATCCCGCTCAGCCTGTCGATACTGTGCCGCTCGAACGGCATGTTCAACATCGGGTTCGTGCTGTACTTTGCCGTGCGCCGGATCGTCGCCCAGTACAACGTGCACAACGTCATCTGCATCTGTTCGCGGCTCTTCTCGATGCTGATCATCGTGCTGTTCCACTACGGTATCGCCCAGGTGTACAACTACTATCTGTTTTGCTTCGTGCAGAAGTTCAACTTTCCCGACCACGTGCGTGAGTACGCGGCGGAGCATGGGCTGGTGCTGGCCGGCAACAAAACGGACGACTCATCGCCCTGGTGCACCAACCTGGTGCCGCTGTCGTACTCGTACGTACAGAGCCACTACTGGAACGTGGGCTTCCTACGCTACTACGAGCTGAAACAGCTGCCCAACTTTCTGCTCGCCCTGCCGGTCGTGTATCTCGTACTGAGCAACTCGTACCAGTATCTGTGCGAACACTGGGAGTACGCCCTACGGTTGGGGCTGTTCCGGCTGACCAAAAAGCAGCACAAGGTGATGCGCCCCTACGATCGGTTTGCGCTCGTGTTTGTCGTGCACGCGCTCGTGCTTACGCTCTTCTCGCTGGTGTTTGTGCACGTGCAGGTTACGACGCGGCTCCTGTGTTCGGCCAGTCCCGTACTGTACTGGTACACGGCCGAATACTTTACCGGGGAGCGAGCGTTCATCAAGCGGCAAGTTATCCGCAAGCTGTCGAAGCAGGTGAAGGATGGCGAGGAAAACAGCTGCACCCACGTGCTGAACCACATCGAGCTGAGCGATTTGCTTGACTTTCGCTGGATGAACGGCCGGCAGCAAACGATCCTGGTGTACTTCCTCGGCTACACCATCGTCGGGACGGTGCTGTTTAGCAACTTTTACCCGTGGACTTAA